From Pyrenophora tritici-repentis strain M4 chromosome 1, whole genome shotgun sequence, the proteins below share one genomic window:
- a CDS encoding spindle pole body-associated protein sad1, with the protein MSSRVNADEPTPYRRSSRLSARASSVAAESAITNATSSGVKRSKTTLTKVSARRSNAYGASGRVGNPDKLTAGPTTGFAQAFQNQRGQSTDREDDDSEEEEAKGNDTDELAGRPQTAFMKQAHHAGQFAPSSKSKAAPGYSFIDSDDLTPSEDELAASSVGNTTKSFGPSHETGMLVSQDPFAGFQIPDESPFTKPVGPIRRPASRTINGSRTQAPTPVQAQIPAPAKTSIQSKTPTQVKTPTQAQIPIKSFVRSQAHVKPAPAQVPARVTPTGLEQSIDEVVAEEQARLQRDGPPSSQPQSQSQSLRQPSRRRPHHKGVAELNAWIGDVEASDDEEDEPVWPWKKLSTWAFWGLALSLLLAWALSSMMATEHAESSLRTPSLVKAVGDRVVYTYDQVAAYISPPTGPSEMDQEIDRVKAYKANGEDHFLWARMSNMDTKNDRRISELRTALLELKDQLPDMMLMRREQDGSLRISDEFWHALLSKARSSESDSEWARFLADSKGKLRDLFDPSVHHERGNTETWAEAVTRDEFVRHMEKQYHNITSRVDKKVEEAIRAQSAQIKTTMQAEAKKMMMDQIHLHALAQANLVANYESHLTKPNYFSPGLGAIIDPDMSSTTFYDRPGRLAEVARRLSWLPRRNPPVAALTKWEEPGDCWCSAGQSQGSTGQAQLAVKLARPVIPKQVTIEHIPMSMVPARNISNAPRDIELWVQTDTPINAYYSHRQVSCKDPPPESVSPAISWKCLGSFKYNIHASNHLQTFDLAGEPSEPIRNTILRVTSNWGASHTCLYQVRLHGTDADSDYEYPVGLMD; encoded by the coding sequence ATGTCTTCACGTGTCAACGCGGATGAACCCACTCCCTATCGCCGCTCAAGTCGCCTCAGCGCCAGAGCGAGCTCTGTCGCAGCGGAATCTGCCATCACCAATGCCACATCTTCGGGTGTAAAGCGCAGCAAGACAACATTGACCAAGGTCAGCGCTCGAAGATCTAATGCTTACGGCGCGAGTGGCCGTGTTGGTAACCCCGACAAACTTACGGCTGGTCCGACTACGGGTTTTGCGCAAGCCTTCCAGAATCAGCGCGGTCAATCCACCGACAGAGAGGACGATGACagcgaggaagaggaggcaaAGGGTAACGACACTGACGAGCTTGCTGGTAGACCACAGACGGCTTTCATGAAGCAAGCCCATCACGCAGGCCAGTTTGCACCGTCCTCAAAGTCCAAAGCTGCGCCCGGTTACTCCTTCATCGATAGCGATGATCTGACCCCCAGCGAGGATGAGCTTGCGGCGTCGTCTGTTGGAAACACTACCAAATCATTCGGTCCTTCCCATGAGACTGGTATGCTGGTCTCACAGGACCCGTTCGCCGGTTTCCAGATCCCAGACGAGTCGCCTTTCACCAAGCCTGTTGGACCGATCCGTAGACCTGCATCGCGCACAATCAATGGATCCAGGACTCAGGCACCCACCCCCGTTCAGGCTCAGATTCCCGCACCTGCGAAGACTTCCATCCAGTCCAAGACTCCGACTCAGGTTAAGACCCCGACTCAAGCCCAGATCCCTATCAAGTCATTCGTCCGGAGCCAGGCGCATGTCAAGCCAGCCCCAGCACAAGTACCTGCTCGCGTCACTCCCACTGGCCTCGAACAGTCTATCGATGAAGTTGTTGCAGAGGAGCAAGCAAGGTTACAGCGCGATGGTCCGCCGTCGTCGCAGCCACAGTCCCAGTCCCAGTCCCTGCGACAACCGTCTCGCCGTCGCCCGCACCATAAAGGTGTTGCCGAGCTCAATGCATGGATTGGTGACGTCGAGGCCTCTGAtgacgaggaggatgagcCAGTATGGCCTTGGAAGAAGCTTTCCACATGGGCGTTCTGGGGTTTGGCACTCTCTCTGTTGCTCGCATGGGCCCTCTCCTCTATGATGGCTACCGAACACGCTGAGTCTTCACTGAGGACACCTAGCTTGGTGAAGGCTGTTGGTGATCGCGTCGTCTATACTTATGATCAGGTCGCAGCGTACATCTCGCCTCCTACTGGCCCTTCGGAGATGGATCAAGAGATTGACCGCGTCAAAGCCTACAAAGCTAATGGCGAGGACCACTTCCTTTGGGCCCGCATGAGCAACATGGATACCAAGAACGACAGGCGAATCTCAGAGTTACGAACGGCTCTCTTGGAACTGAAGGACCAACTACCCGACATGATGCTCATGCGACGCGAACAGGACGGTTCCCTCCGGATCAGCGATGAGTTCTGGCATGCACTGCTGAGCAAGGCGCGTTCAAGTGAGAGTGATTCAGAATGGGCTCGCTTTCTGGCAGACTCCAAGGGCAAGCTCCGCGATCTCTTCGACCCATCTGTGCACCATGAGCGTGGTAACACTGAGACCTGGGCTGAAGCTGTCACTCGCGATGAATTCGTCCGCCACATGGAGAAACAATATCACAACATTACCAGCCGAGTTGACAAGAAGGTCGAGGAGGCCATCCGAGCCCAGAGTGCTCAAATCAAGACGACGATGCAAGCAGAAGCTAAGAAGATGATGATGGACCAGATTCACCTTCATGCCCTTGCCCAAGCCAACCTTGTCGCGAACTACGAGTCTCACTTGACTAAACCCAACTACTTCTCCCCTGGCCTGGGCGCTATCATCGACCCGGACATGTCATCCACCACGTTTTACGATCGCCCCGGCCGCCTCGCTGAGGTCGCTCGTCGCCTTTCTTGGCTCCCGCGCCGCAATCCACCCGTGGCAGCACTCACCAAGTGGGAAGAACCAGGCGACTGTTGGTGCTCTGCCGGTCAATCTCAAGGATCGACTGGCCAAGCCCAGCTTGCCGTCAAGCTCGCACGACCCGTTATCCCCAAACAAGTCACGATTGAGCACATCCCAATGAGTATGGTACCAGCACGCAACATCTCCAATGCTCCACGCGACATCGAGCTTTGGGTTCAGACAGACACGCCGATCAACGCTTACTACTCCCACCGCCAAGTGAGCTGCAAAGACCCACCCCCAGAGAGTGTCAGCCCGGCCATCAGCTGGAAGTGTCTAGGATCGTTCAAGTACAACATTCACGCGTCCAACCACCTTCAGACGTTTGACCTGGCGGGTGAGCCGTCTGAACCTATTCGCAACACCATTTTGCGTGTGACGAGCAATTGGGGCGCTAGTCACACGTGCCTCTACCAAGTGAGGCTGCATGGCACAGACGCCGACAGTGACTACGAGTACCCTGTGGGACTGATGGACTAA
- a CDS encoding GalE, UDP-glucose 4-epimerase: MVVGSVLVTGGTGYIGSFTALALLEADYKVVIVDNLYNSSPEVVNRIELICGKRPAFYQCDVTDEAALDKVFEENPDIDNVIHFAALKAVGESGEIPLTYYRVNVGGSIALLSSMVKHNVTNIVFSSSATVYGDATRVPNMIPIPEHCPIGPTNVYGRTKSTIEGAITDTIEAERNNAKKAGKDEKDIKKWNAALLRYFNPAGAHPSGIMGENPLGVPYNLLPLLAQVAIGKREKLLVFGDDYKSKDGTAIRDYIHVLDLARGHLQALNYLRDQQPGVKAWNLGTGKGSTVFEMIKAFSNVVGRDLPYEVAPRRQGDVLDLTANPTLANKELNWKTEFTLEDACADLWKWTENNPEGYDQQPPKEFVDALKSKKA; this comes from the exons ATGGTTGTAGGATCCGTTCTCGTCACTGG TGGTACCGGCTACATTGGCTCCTTCACAGCCCTCGCGCTTCTTGAGGCAGATTACAAGGTCGTCATCGTCGACAACCTGTACAACTCTTCGCCAGAAGTCGTAAACCGCATCGAGCTCATTTGCGGCAAGCGACCAGCCTTTTACCAATGCGACGTCACAGATGAGGCAGCGCTCGACAAAGTCTTCGAGGAGAACCCGGATATCGACAATGTCATTCACTTTGCCGCTCTCAAG GCCGTTGGAGAGTCTGGTGAAATCCCCCTTACATACTACCGCGTCAACGTCGGCGGCTCCATCGCGCTCCTCTCCTCCATGGTGAAGCACAATGTCACAAATATTGTCTTCTCGTCATCTGCAACCGTTTATGGTGACGCGACGCGCGTCCCCAACATGATCCCGATCCCCGAACATTGCCCCATCGGCCCGACAAACGTCTACGGGCGCACAAAGTCGACCATCGAGGGCGCAATCACAGATACAATCGAGGCGGAGCGCAACAACGCCAAGAAGGCAGGCAAAGACGAAAAGGACATCAAGAAGTGGAATGCGGCTCTGCTGAGGTACTTCAACCCAGCTGGCGCGCATCCCAGCGGCATCATGGGCGAAAACCCATTGGGTGTACCGTACAATCTGCTACCCTTGTTGGCGCAAGTTGCGATCGGCAAGCGCGAGAAGCTTTTGGTATTTGGCGATGATTACAAGAGCAAGGATGGCACGGCGATCCGCGATTACATTCACGTGCTCGACCTTGCGCGAGGCCATCTCCAAGCACTCAACTACCTCCGCGACCAACAACCCGGTGTCAAAGCCTGGAACCTGGGTACCGGCAAGGGCTCCACCGTCTTTGAAATGATCAAGGCTTTCAGCAACGTCGTCGGTCGCGATCTCCCGTATGAAGTCGCTCCACGGAGACAGGGCGATGTCCTCGACCTCACTGCTAACCCTACACTGGCCAACAAGGAACTCAACTGGAAGACAGAGTTCACCTTGGAAGACGCGTGTGCTGATCTGTGGAAGTGGACAGAGAACAACCCAGAAGGCTATGACCAGCAGCCACCAAAGGAGTTTGTCGACGCGCTGAAGAGCAAGAAGGCTTGA
- a CDS encoding DUF3381 domain containing protein, with amino-acid sequence MSSLLDLALNSDVGAPTPSSQFGGNDARTPQSSRPPGATPGATPGALSDIDGDPDDDIIGARVPGRRTNGPRTDIPKVVDVTGETLSMRFQEFLENYTEDPSSSALPTSSTVPTTDKYYIAQIRGMRLYGLSTLYVDYTHLLRHEDGILAAAIASEYYRFLPYMVRSLHSLIAKYEPRYFRQHKQPASTASAAATSDTGDATQNASLNEQTSNQQTDKLFTLAFYNLPLVSRIRQLRTSSIGSLLSISGTATRTSEVRPELSMATFVCEICNTVVPNIEQTFKYTEPTQCPNITCMNREGWRLDIRQSTFVDWQKVRIQENSSEIPTGSMPRTMDVILRGEMVDRAKAGEKCIFTGTVIVIPDVSQFRVPGVRPQAMRDTSNAARGNDVGGSGVSGLKALGVRDLTYRMSFLACMVSPDHSTPGQTSNHHLTGQASNILASLGQGQIESNATSGEEAQEEYLGTLTAAEIQDLKDMVHKPNIFMRLVDSIAPMVYGHQVIKKGLLLQLMGGVSKQTPEGMALRGDINICIVGDPSTSKSQFLKYICSFLPRAVYTSGKASSAAGLTAAVVKDEETGEFTIEAGALMLADNGICAIDEFDKMDIADQVAIHEAMEQQTISIAKAGIQATLNARTSILAAANPVGGRYNRKTTLRANVNMSAPIMSRFDLFFVVLDECDESVDRHLAEHIVGIHQYRDEAVDPEFNTEQLQRYIRFARTFRPEFTDEARETLVEKYKELRADDAQGGIGRNSYRITVRQLESMIRLSEAIAKANCVSDITPEFVKEAYNLLRQSIISVEKDDVEVEDDDDEALLAAAAAAEQQDGDAPMADDQQDASRDRTATPAVAPREKTKITHDKYVAMRNMFVKRVNEDQEETQDGVEEEELLVWYLEQKESELETQEDLEKERALAKKVLKKVVREQYLWVIRGQGLTDEEGQAEGSDKVVYVLHPNCPIEDIA; translated from the exons ATGTCTTCTCTTTTAGATCTTGCCCTCAATTCGGATGTTGGTGCACCTACGCCCTCAAGCCAATTTGGAGGCAATGATGCAAGGACGCCGCAGTCTTCGAGACCCCCCGGAGCAACCCCCGGCGCAACTCCTGGCGCACTCAGCGATATAGACGGAGATCCGGACGATGACATTATTGGAGCAAGAGTACCGGGAAGACGCACAAATGGACCAAGAACAGACATTCCCAAAGTAGTGGATGTTACCGGAGAGACGCTTTCGATGCGGTTTCAGGAGTTCCTGGAGAA CTATACAGAAGACCCGTCATCATCGGCCCTACCGACATCGAGCACCGTCCCCACGACCGACAAATACTACATTGCTCAAATACGGGGCATGCGGCTTTACGGTCTTTCCACTCTATATGTCGACTATACCCATCTCCTTAGACACGAAGATGGCATCCTCGCAGCTGCCATCGCTAGCGAATACTACCGATTTTTGCCATATATGGTTCGGTCGCTCCATAGCCTTATCGCAAAGTATGAGCCCAGATACTTCCGCCAACACAAGCAACCAGCCTCAACGGCCTCCGCAGCGGCCACTTCGGACACGGGCGATGCGACACAGAACGCGAGTCTCAACGAGCAGACGTCGAATCAGCAGACCGATAAGCTATTCACTCTGGCCTTTTACAACTTGCCTCTCGTCTCCCGCATTCGCCAGCTACGCACTTCATCGATTGGCAGCCTGCTGTCAATCTCCGGTACTGCGACCCGAACCTCTGAAGTACGACCGGAGCTTTCAATGGCTACCTTCGTATGCGAAATCTGCAACACCGTAGTACCGAACATTGAGCAGACGTTCAAGTACACAGAGCCAACACAGTGTCCGAATATAACATGTATGAATAGGGAGGGCTGGCGACTAGATATTCGGCAATCCACGTTTGTCGACTGGCAGAAGGTTCGAATTCAGGAGAACAGCTCGGAGATACCCACGGGCAGTATGCCTCGAACAATGGACGTCATTCTGCGAGGAGAGATGGTCGATCGTGCAAAGGCCGGAGAGAAGTGCATTTTCACCGGAACTGTCATTGTCATTCCAGACGTGAGTCAGTTCAGAGTTCCTGGTGTGCGACCACAGGCGATGCGCGATACATCGAATGCGGCGCGAGGCAACGACGTCGGCGGATCGGGTGTCAGTGGTCTCAAAGCCCTCGGTGTGCGCGACCTGACATATCGCATGTCCTTCCTGGCATGTATGGTCTCACCCGACCACTCCACTCCAGGTCAAACATCAAATCACCACTTGACCGGACAAGCTAGCAATATTCTAGCGTCTCTCGGCCAAGGTCAAATCGAGTCCAATGCGACAAGCGGCGAAGAAGCACAAGAAGAGTACCTGGGTACTCTGACTGCGGCCGAGATTCAGGATCTGAAGGACATGGTGCACAAGCCCAATATCTTCATGCGACTTGTCGACTCAATCGCGCCAATGGTCTACGGTCACCAGGTCATCAAGAAGGGCTTGCTCCTCCAACTTATGGGCGGTGTCTCCAAGCAAACGCCCGAAGGTATGGCCCTACGTGGAGACATCAATATTTGCATCGTCGGTGACCCTTCGACGTCAAAGTCGCAGTTTTTGAAGTATATTTGCAGTTTCCTTCCCCGAGCTGTCTATACCTCTGGAAAAGCCTCTTCGGCCGCAGGTCTCACAGCGGCGGTTGTCAAGGATGAGGAAACTGGAGAGTTTACAATCGAAGCTGGAGCGCTCATGCTGGCTGACAACGGTATCTGTGCTATCGACGAGTTCGACAAGATGGATATTGCGGATCAGGTCGCCATCCACGAAGCTATGGAACAACAAACTATCTCTATCGCGAAGGCCGGTATCCAGGCCACGTTAAACGCTCGTACTTCGATTCTTGCAGCAGCTAACCCTGTTGGCGGCCGTTACAATCGTAAGACAACATTACGTGCTAATGTTAACATGTCAGCGCCCATCATGTCGCGTTTCGATCTTTTCTTCGTAGTACTGGACGAGTGCGACGAGTCTGTGGACCGCCATCTTGCTGAGCACATTGTTGGGATTCATCAGTACAGAGACGAAGCTGTGGACCCTGAATTCAACACTGAGCAATTGCAGCGCTACATTCGATTTGCTAGAACCTTCAGGCCTGAGTTTACAGATGAAGCAAGAGAGACGTTGGTTGAGAAGTACAAGGAGCTGCGAGCGGATGACGCACAAGGTGGTATCGGCCGCAACAGTTACCGCATCACTGTTCGACAGCTTGAGAGTATGATTCGTCTTTCGGAAGCCATCGCAAAGGCCAATTGCGTCAGCGACATCACACCCGAGTTTGTCAAGGAGGCTTACAACCTCCTCCGTCAGTCCATCATTTCTGTCGAGAAGGACGATGTTGAGGTGGaggacgatgacgacgaagCTCTCCTggcggcggcagcggcagcagAACAGCAAGATGGCGACGCGCCAATGGCCGACGACCAGCAGGATGCTTCGCGCGACCGGACTGCCACTCCTGCTGTTGCACCGCGCGAGAAGACCAAAATCACACACGACAAGTACGTAGCCATGCGCAATATGTTTGTCAAGCGCGTCAACGAAGATCAAGAAGAGACGCAAGACGGTGTGGAAGAAGAGGAGCTTCTAGTTTGGTACCTCGAGCAAAAGGAAAGCGAATTGGAGACACAAGAAGACTTGGAGAAGGAGAGAGCGCTGGCTAAAAAGGTGCTGAAGAAGGTTGTCAGG GAGCAATACCTCTGGGTGATTCGAGGCCAAGGGCTGACTGATGAGGAAGGTCAGGCTGAAGGAAGTGATAAGGTGGTTTATGTCCTGCATCCTAACTGTCCTATCGAGGATATTGCTTAG
- a CDS encoding pre-splicing factor ATP-dependent RNA helicase prp16, giving the protein MDDLENLEFLSLVSKVTSEIQNHLGVSDKTLAEFVIDQHAKCKGVTDFKDQLEAMGAEFPQSLVESIDRLILTLHPKYKNKGAKAAGANGQDGGDATDRKTRVFKGLAIPDKEVDYEVADEAPANEAPDVDALDDTFAMLEGLAGKAPGKPKARSRKRSMSPYDSDDDIARSKRYRRRNASGSRSRSRSTSPRRGREQNDELVFEDEFGRTRTVKPSNKQRTRKKYRDEDLDEFRRPPTPELDDEPVLYKIYNGKVTGIKDFGCFVNIQGVKGKVDGLVHVTQMMEGRVNHPSDLVSRWQEVKVKVIKTENGRISLSMKEVDQQTGRDLAPGKRIASFGTGANSSGLGGIPGVDSSVPVVEDGYNGRKNGMRKRMTSPERWEIKQLIASGVIPKSDYPNIDEDYNAHINGEGGFEEEEDVDIEVREEEPPFLAGQTKQSLELSPIRVVKAPDGSLNRAAMAGDTLAKERRDLKQQEAQEKAAKEAANVDLSSQWNDPMAQQRQFASDLRNTRTNEPAQALPEWKKISTNSRETSFGKRTNMSIKEQRESLPVYKFRNKLLEAIANNQILIVVGDTGSGKTTQMTQYLAEAGYGNELVIGCTQPRRVAAMSVAKRVAEEVGCALGSEVGYTIRFEDKTSPETRIKYMTDGILQREILLDPMLSKYSCIMLDEAHERTIATDVLFGLLKKTLKRRPDMKLIVTSATLDADKFSEYFYKCPIFSIPGRTFPVEVMYSREPESDYLDAALVTVMQIHLTEPAGDILLFLTGKEEIDSSCEIISERMKALGPNVPELMILPIYGALPSEVASRIFEPAPNGARKVVIATNIAETSLTIDGIYYVVDPGFVKQSSYDGKLGMDRLQITPISQAQARQRSGRAGRTGPGKCFRLYTEAAFQNEMLPTTIPEIQRQNLSNTILMLKAMGINDLLHFDFMDPPPTNTMLTALEELYQLGALDDEGLLTRLGRQMADFPMDPSLSKSLIKSVELQCSDEILTIVAMISATQNVFHRPRDKQQQADQKKQKFNDPSGDHITLLNVYNGWKQGGFSTPWCHENFIMPKNMQRVRDVRNQLLQIMARHKHQVVSCGRNTIKVRQALCSGFFRNSARKDPAEGYKTLVEGTPVYLHPSSSLFGKPAEHVIYHSLVETTKEYMHFCSAIEPKWLVEAAPTFFKVAPTDRLSKRKKAERIQPLHNKFAGEDDWRLSAQRRAGRGGGGTWG; this is encoded by the coding sequence ATGGATGACCTGGAAAACCTCGAGTTCCTCTCACTCGTGTCCAAAGTGACTTCCGAAATACAAAATCATCTCGGGGTATCCGACAAAACGCTCGCCGAATTCGTCATCGACCAGCATGCGAAATGCAAAGGTGTGACAGACTTCAAGGACCAGCTAGAAGCTATGGGGGCCGAATTTCCGCAGAGTCTTGTGGAAAGTATCGACCGTCTGATTCTGACACTACATCCAAAATACAAGAACAAGGGCGCAAAAGCCGCGGGCGCAAATGGGCAAGATGGTGGAGATGCGACAGATCGCAAGACGCGTGTCTTCAAGGGCCTCGCGATTCCCGACAAAGAGGTCGACTACGAGGTAGCGGACGAAGCGCCTGCAAATGAAGCGCCTGATGTCGATGCGCTGGACGATACGTTTGCCATGTTGGAAGGTCTCGCAGGCAAGGCGCCGGGGAAACCCAAGGCGAGGTCGCGGAAGAGGAGCATGAGCCCATATGATAGCGACGATGATATTGCCAGAAGCAAGCGATACAGGAGGAGGAATGCCTCAGGCTCGCGCTCACGCTCTCGGTCAACGAGCCCACGCCGAGGGCGGGAGCAGAACGACGAGCTGGTTTTCGAGGACGAATTTGGACGCACACGAACTGTTAAGCCAAGCAACAAGCAACGAACGCGCAAGAAGTACCGCGACGAAGATCTCGACGAATTCCGACGGCCGCCAACTCCCGAACTCGATGACGAGCCGGTACTATACAAAATCTACAATGGCAAGGTCACAGGCATCAAGGACTTTGGCTGCTTCGTCAACATCCAGGGCGTCAAGGGCAAAGTGGACGGGCTAGTACATGTCACACAGATGATGGAGGGTCGCGTCAACCACCCGTCTGATCTTGTATCGAGATGGCAGGAGGTCAAGGTCAAGGTCATTAAGACGGAAAACGGCAGGATATCGCTGTCGATGAAGGAGGTGGATCAGCAAACAGGTCGCGACCTTGCGCCCGGCAAGCGGATAGCGTCTTTCGGAACCGGCGCAAACTCATCGGGACTGGGAGGCATACCAGGGGTCGACAGTTCTGTGCCAGTTGTCGAAGATGGCTACAATGGTCGCAAGAACGGTATGCGAAAGCGCATGACTTCGCCAGAACGTTGGGAAATTAAACAGCTCATTGCTTCTGGTGTAATACCGAAGTCGGACTACCCGAACATCGACGAGGACTACAACGCGCACATTAACGGCGAGGGCGGTTtcgaggaagaagaggacgTGGATATTGAAGTACGCGAAGAGGAACCTCCGTTCCTGGCTGGCCAGACCAAGCAATCGCTCGAGCTCTCCCCGATTCGAGTTGTCAAAGCACCTGACGGCTCGCTCAATCGCGCTGCCATGGCCGGAGATACGCTCGCCAAAGAACGCCGTGATCTAAAGCAGCAGGAAGCCCAAGAGAAGGCCGCAAAGGAGGCAGCGAATGTTGACCTAAGCAGCCAGTGGAACGATCCCATGGCTCAACAACGCCAGTTTGCAAGCGATCTTCGCAATACTAGGACCAACGAGCCTGCTCAAGCATTGCCTGAATGGAAAAAGATCTCCACGAATAGCCGGGAAACCTCATTTGGCAAGCGTACCAACATGAGCATCAAGGAACAACGAGAGTCGTTGCCTGTCTACAAATTCAGGAACAAGCTTCTAGAGGCCATCGCAAACAACCAGATCCTCATTGTCGTTGGTGATACTGGATCCGGAAAGACCACGCAAATGACGCAGTATCTTGCTGAGGCTGGATATGGCAACGAGCTTGTCATCGGTTGCACTCAGCCGAGGCGTGTAGCTGCAATGAGTGTTGCCAAACGTGTCGCCGAAGAGGTTGGTTGTGCCCTTGGGAGTGAGGTCGGTTACACTATACGATTCGAAGACAAGACCTCACCGGAAACCCGGATCAAATATATGACGGATGGTATCCTGCAGCGTGAGATTCTCCTAGATCCTATGCTGTCAAAGTATAGTTGTATCATGCTTGACGAAGCCCACGAACGTACCATCGCCACAGATGTCTTGTTCGGACTACTGAAGAAGACCCTCAAGCGACGCCCGGATATGAAGCTTATCGTTACCAGTGCCACCCTCGATGCCGACAAGTTCTCCGAATACTTCTACAAATGCCCCATCTTCTCCATCCCAGGTCGAACCTTTCCCGTAGAGGTCATGTACAGTCGGGAACCAGAGTCCGATTACCTCGACGCAGCGCTTGTGACGGTCATGCAGATCCATCTGACGGAGCCAGCAGGTGATATCTTGCTCTTCTTGACGGGTAAAGAGGAGATTGATTCATCCTGCGAGATCATATCCGAGCGTATGAAAGCTCTTGGGCCAAATGTGCCGGAACTCATGATCCTACCCATTTATGGAGCTCTGCCGTCAGAGGTTGCATCTCGTATTTTCGAACCCGCGCCCAATGGAGCCCGCAAAGTCGTCATTGCTACAAATATCGCCGAAACCAGTTTGACTATCGATGGTATATACTACGTCGTAGATCCGGGTTTTGTGAAGCAGAGTTCGTACGATGGAAAGCTGGGCATGGATCGTCTGCAGATTACGCCCATCTCGCAGGCGCAGGCTCGTCAGAGAAGCGGAAGAGCAGGAAGAACAGGTCCAGGAAAGTGTTTTCGTCTGTATACCGAAGCCGCGTTCCAGAATGAGATGTTACCGACGACTATTCCGGAGATCCAGCGCCAGAACTTGTCGAATACGATTCTGATGCTCAAAGCCATGGGCATCAACGATTTGTTACATTTTGACTTCATGGACCCACCGCCGACTAATACTATGTTGACAGCACTAGAAGAGCTGTATCAACTAGGTGCATTGGATGATGAAGGACTGCTTACGCGTCTGGGTCGACAGATGGCCGACTTCCCTATGGACCCTTCACTCTCGAAATCTCTCATCAAGTCGGTCGAACTCCAATGCTCAGACGAGATCCTCACAATCGTTGCGATGATCAGCGCCACACAGAACGTCTTTCACCGACCGCGAGACAAGCAACAACAAGCCGACCAAAAGAAGCAGAAGTTCAACGATCCCTCTGGTGATCATATCACCCTGCTCAATGTGTACAATGGCTGGAAACAAGGCGGTTTCAGCACGCCCTGGTGTCACGAGAACTTCATCATGCCCAAAAACATGCAGCGCGTTCGCGACGTGCGGAATCAGTTGCTACAGATCATGGCGCGACACAAACACCAAGTCGTATCCTGCGGTCGCAACACGATCAAAGTCAGGCAGGCGCTCTGCTCAGGGTTCTTCCGCAACTCGGCTCGTAAAGATCCTGCCGAGGGCTACAAGACGCTCGTCGAAGGCACGCCTGTCTACCTTCATCCATCGTCTTCTCTGTTTGGCAAGCCTGCGGAACACGTCATTTACCACTCACTCGTTGAGACGACAAAGGAGTACATGCACTTTTGCTCTGCCATCGAACCCAAGTGGCTTGTCGAAGCAGCGCCGACGTTCTTCAAGGTGGCACCTACAGACCGATTGTCCAAGAGAAAGAAGGCGGAGAGGATACAGCCCCTGCATAATAAGTTTGCGGGTGAGGATGATTGGAGATTGAGTGCTCAGAGAAGGGCTGGAAGGGGTGGAGGAGGTACATGGGGCTAA